The Oryzias melastigma strain HK-1 linkage group LG6, ASM292280v2, whole genome shotgun sequence genome includes a window with the following:
- the cav1 gene encoding caveolin-1, with product MTGERRDGDADEEFLHSPFIRKQGNIYKPNNKDMDNDSVNEKTMDDVHTKEIDLVNRDPKQINDDVVKVDFEDIIAEPSGTYSFDGVWKASFTTFTVTKYWCYRLLTAVVGIPLALIWGIFFAILSFLHIWAVVPCVKSYLIEIHCISRVYSICVHTFCDPLFEAMGRCLSSIRIRTTKEV from the exons ATGACAGGCGAGCGGAGGGACGGAGACGCTGACGAG GAGTTTCTGCATTCGCCCTTCATCCGAAAGCAGGGGAACATATACAAGCCAAACAACAAGGACATGGACAACGACAGCGTAAACGAGAAGACGATGGATGATGTCCACACCAAGGAGATAGATCTAGTCAACCGGGACCCCAAACAAATCAACGACGACGTTGTTAAG GTGGATTTCGAGGACATCATCGCAGAGCCATCAGGAACCTATAGTTTCGATGGCGTGTGGAAAGCCAGCTTCACCACCTTCACCGTCACCAAGTACTGGTGCTACCGGCTGCTGACGGCTGTGGTCGGCATCCCCCTGGCGCTGATCTGGGGGATCTTCTTCGCCATCCTGTCCTTCTTGCACATCTGGGCCGTGGTGCCGTGCGTCAAGAGCTACCTGATCGAGATCCACTGTATCAGCCGCGTGTACTCCATCTGCGTGCACACCTTCTGCGACCCGCTGTTCGAGGCCATGGGCAGGTGCCTCAGCAGCATCCGGATCCGCACCACCAAGGAGGTGTAG